The sequence TGAATGAGAAAACATAGGTTAGAAGGTCCAGTAACGTCAAACATGTGATTTCCTGTCTTTTATAcacatttccacactatgaggttggaaaaaaaatactgtgaaattatgaaaataataaaaaattttGCTTGAGAATTTGCTCTTATCTACGAagatatttgtttattttaattgaaaacaatcacagctacttaataaaataaaaaacattttttaaataaaagagcGATGTTCATTCAAAGTCAATATTGTATTCATGTAATTCATGGCTGTTCTGCTTCCACTTACCGAGACGATGAAGATCCCAACCAACCTCTTCTCCAGCTGAATGAATCAGACCACCAACTTCCTcaccttctccttccctctctccttcagttgtaacagggtttTGAAACTCAACAGGTGGTAAACCAGCATGAGTTTTCTGATGTCTCTGAAGTTTTTGAGAACTAATGAAGCTCTGGCCACATTTAGGACAgttgtaaggtttctctcctgtatgaTATCTGAGGTGGACTTTAAGGCCTGCTGATCTTGCAAAACTCTTATCGCAGACAGTGCAGGagaaaggtttctctccagtgtgtgtccgGAAATGCTCCTTCAAGTAACGTGCTTCAGAAAAATTCTTCCCACACACAGAGCAGGAGTGGGATTTCCCTTCTATGTGCAACAGTCTGTGTTTACGCAAGGACGAAGCACATCCAAACCTCTTGTCACAATCAGGGCAAGGGTGtcgtttctctccagtgtgcactGACCGGTGGTCTTCAAGATACGCCTTCTcactgaaactcttcccacacacaGAGCAACTATAAGGTCTCTTTCCTGTGTGAGTCTTCTCGTGCTTCAGGAGTTGTTTAGACAAGGCAAAGCTTTGCTCACACACAGAACAGTGGTGGGGTTTCCCTGTGTGTTGCAGAGAGTGGTCCTTTAGCTGATCTGGACGgctgaaactctttccacagacagagcaggagtggggTTTCTCTCCTGAGTGCATCAGGAAGTGTTCCTTCATGCGTGATTGTAAGCTAAAACCCTTCCCACacacagagcaggagtaaggtttCTCTTCTGCGTGTAACCACTGGTGCCTTTTCAAGGCTGAGGCAAAACCAAACCTCTTGTCACATTTGGAGCAGacgtaaggtttctctccagtgtgcactATCTGGTGGTCTTGAAGATGTCTTTTTACACGGAACTGCTTTCCACACACAGAGCAAGGGtatggcttttctcctgtgtgtattctcataTGTATTAGCAGTTTTGATAACTTTTTGCAGTCTTGTCCGCACACTGAACAGCAGTGAATTTTCTTAGCTGTGTGATTCCCCTGGTGTTGTTCAGGTAGTCCTGATGTAGAGGGACTCCCTTCACTGTCAGAGCAGtggtcctgtctctctgctgtgggaTAAGATGGGATGGATAAACTATGTGAAAATTTGGAACTgtaacaaaaaatattttttcgtCCTTGGAATAACTGAATGTTAAACTTACCAAAAGCAggatcctcttcctcctctttcactaTGATAACCAGTGCTGGTGTAAAACCAtgactctctcctgtgtgtgttctctggtgtttggTAAGATTTGACGATGAAGAGAAACTCTCCCCCACACACGGAGCAACTGTacagcttctctcctgtgtgcaaCGTCTGGTGTTTTTTCAGGTTTCCTTTGTCACTGAATTGCTTCCCGcagacagagcaggagtaaggtttTTCGCCTGTGTGAGTTCTCATGTGTATTTGTAGTTTTGATAACTTCTGACAGTTTTTTCCACACACTGAACAGCAGTGAATCTTCTTAGCTGTGTGATTCCCCTGGTGTTGTTCAGGTAGTCCTGTTGTAGAGGGACTCCCTTCACTCTCAGAGCAGCGGTCAGGTCTCTCTTCTGTGGTAACGACATAAATATGGATTAACTCAAATTAGTTAACACCCTGACTAAGTCAAAATATTTGTTCCTGACgaaacagaaaataaataaatattgtaaAATTATAGGGCCCATACTTTTATCAAAAATGCTACATGTTAGCTTTTCCCATGAGATAACCTGGCACAGTTAGCCCTAAGCTAACCACCAGAAGCATATTTTAAACCTCCAAATCAAGGCTGTTCCACTTAAAATCTAATTAAATATTATTGGTCGTGAACACAGTATTCTGCCGTTGTTATAGCAGGTgatgctccaacagtgcagtgttACCTAGCAATATTAGATAATACATACAAATCCCACCAAAATGTATCAGAACAGTTCAGAATATATATAcaatgtatagacagtatatgaataggaaCGGTGTGTACAACGGTGTGTACTAgctagccggctagtaacagtgattatgtccatagggcagcagtctaaggtggtagccagctagtaacagtgactatgtcCATAGGGCAGCAGGCtaaggtggtagccggctagtaacagtgactatgtacatagatagggcagcagtctaaggTGGTGGCCAGTTAGTAACAGTGATTATgtccatagggcagcagtctaacGTGGTAGCCGGCTAGCAACAGTGACTATGTCCCATAGATAGGGCAGCAGTCtgaggtggtagccagctagtaacagtgactatgtcccatagatagggcagcagtctaaggtggtagccggttagtaacagtgactatgtacatagatagggcagcagtctaagatggtagccggctagtaacagtgactatgtcCATAGGACAGCAGTCtaaggtggtagccggctagtaacagtgactatgtacatagggcagcagtctaagatggtagccagctagtaacagtgactatgtcccatagatagggcagcagtctaaggtggtagccggctagtaacagtgactatgtccatagggcagcagtctaaggtggtagccggctagtaacagtgactatgtccatagggcagcagtctaaggtggtagccggctagtaacagtgactatgtcccatagatagggcagcagtctgaggtggtagccagctagtaacagtgactatgtcccatagatagggcagcagtctaaggtggtagccggttagtaacagtgactatgtccatagggcagcagtctaacgtggtagccggctagtaacagtgactatgtccatagggcagcagtctaacGTGGTAGCCGGtgtagtaacagtgactatgtccatagggcagcagtctaaggtggtagccggctagtaacagtgactatgtcCCATAGATAGGGCAGCACCGTCtaaggtggtagccggctagtaaacAGTGACTATgtccatagggcagcagtctaaggtggtagccggctagtaacagtgactatgtacatagggcagcagtctaagTGGTAGCCAGTTAGTAACAGTGACTAGTCCCATAGATTAGGGCAGCAGTCtaaggtggtagccggctaggaACAGTGACTATGTCCATAGGGCCGCAGTTACGGTGGTAGCAggttagtaacagtgactatgtcCATAGGCAGCATTCTAacgtggtagccggttagtaacagtgcCTACGTACACTGCAATAACAACGGCAGATtatgatgatcttctagatgtaggcagggtgaacaggctgtggctcgggtggctgaaaGTCCATTATGAtctttcttggccttcctgtgacaccgggggctgtagatgtcctggagggcaggcagcgtGCTCCCGTCTGTGGTTTGCAGACGGTGCAtttaccgtaccaggcggtgatacagcccgactaGATGCTCTCAaaggtgcatctgtagaagtttgagggTCTCCGGGAGGCCAAGTCAAATTTCCTGAGCCTCCTggggaggttgaagaggcgctgttatgGCCTTCACCACACGGCCTGTGTGACTGGatcatttcaggttgtcagtgatgggCACTTAAGCTTTTCACcaccttcgtctctctctctgccgtctcCAGGATCAACTCCTTCAGTTTGTTGACGTTGACGGAGAGGTTATTATCCTGGCtccactccaccagggccctcacctccgacccgtaggccgtctcgttgttttGGTAATCAAACGATCCCGACACAACAGGCTAAAATTTCAGGCGGCAGTTTCAAACAGCTCTCACACAAAAAGGGTATTATCATCATTTGTACATtttcacagtatgattccatcctcagcgtggacatacaggaccagcacagtatgattccatcctcagcgtggacatacaggaccagcacagtatgattccatcctcagcgtggacatatAGGACcagcacagtatgattccatcgtcagcgtggacatacaggacagtcaacagtatgattcccatcctcagcgtggacatacaggaccagtcaacagTATGtttccatcctcagcgtggacatacaggaccagcacagtatgattccatcctcagcgtggacatacaggaccaGCACAGTATGACTTCCATcgtcagcgtggacatacaggacagtcaacagtatgattccatcctcagcgtggacatacaggaccaGCACAGTATGATTCCTcgtcagcgtggacatacaggacagtcaacagtatgcTTCCATCCTCAGCGTTGgacatacaggaccagtcaaccagatgattccatcctcagcgtggacatacaggacagtcaacagtatgattccatcgtcagcgtggacatacaggacagtcaacagtatgattccatcgtcagcgtggacatacagggacagtcaacagtatgattccatcctcagcgtggacatacaggacagtcaacagtatgatccatcctcagcgtggacatacaggacagtcaacagtatgattccatcctcagcgtggacatacaggaccagtcaacagtatgattccatcctcagcgtggacatatagacagtcaacagtatgattccatcctcagcggggacatacaggacagtcaacagtatgattccatcctcagcggGACATACAGGACATTccaacagtatgattccatcctcagcgtggacatacaaggacagtcaacagtatgattccatcctcagcgtggacatacaggacagtcaacagtatgattccatcctcagcgtggacatacaggacagtcaacagtatgattccatcctcagcgtggacatacaggacagtcaacagtatgattccatcctcagcgtggacatacaggacagtccaacagtatgattccatcctcagcgtggacatacaggaccagcacagtatgattccatcgtcagcgtggacatacaggacagtcaacagtatgattccatcctcagcgtggacatacaggaccagtcaacagtatgattccatcctcagcgtggacatacaggacagtcaacagtatgattccatcctcagcgtggacatacaggaccagcacagtatgattccatcctcagcgtggacatacaggacagtcaacagtatgattccaatcctcagcgtggacatacaggacagtcaacagtatgattccatcctcagcgtggactacaggaccagtcaacagtatgattccatcctcagcgtggacatacaggacagtcaacagtatgattccatcctcagcgtgaACATACAGGACcagcacagtatgattccatcctcagcgtggacatacaggacagtcaacagtatgattccatcgtcatgcgtggacatacaggacagtcaacagtatgattccatcgtcAGCGgggacatacaggacagtcaacagtatgattccatcgtcAGCGTggacatatagacaagtcacagtgtgattccatcctcagcgtggacatacaggacagtcaacagtgtgattccatcctcagcgtggacatacaggacagtcaacagtatgattccatcctcagcgtggacatacaggacagtcaacagtagatccatcctcagcgtggacatacaggacagtcaacagtatgattccatcctcagcgtggacatacaggacagtcaacagtattgttccatcctcagcgtggacatacagggaccagcacagtatgattccatcctaagcgtggacatacaggacagtcaacagtatgattccatcgtcagcgtggacatacaggacagtcaacagtatgagTTCCATCGTCAGCGTGGACATACTAGACCTTCAACAGTGTGATTCCATCTCAGCGTGGACATTAAGGACAGCAAGtgtgattccatcctcagcgtggacatacaggacagtcacacagtatgattccatcctcagcgtggacatacaggacagtcaacagtatgattccatcctcagcgtggacataacaggacagtcaacagtatgattccatcctcagcgtggacatacaggacagtcaacagtatgattccatcctcagcgtggacatacaggaccagcacagtatgattccatcctcagcgtggacatacaggacagtcaacagtatgattccatcgtcagcgtggacatacaggacagtcaacagtatgattccatcgtcagcgtggacatacaggacagtcaacagtgtgattccatcctcagcgtggacatacaggacagtcaacagtatgattccatcctcagcgtggacatacaggacagtcaacagtgtgattccatcctcagcgtggacatacaggacagtcaacagtatgattccatcctcagcgtggacatacaggacagtcaacagtatgattccatcctcagcgtggacatacaggacagtcaacagtatgattccatcctcagcgtggacatacaggaccagcacagtatgattccatcctcagcgtggacatacaggacagtcaacagtatgattccatcgtcagcgtggacatacaggacagtcaacagtatgattccatcgtcAGCGTGGACATATAGGACCAGTCAACAGtgtgattccatcctcagcgtggacatacaggacagtcaacagtgtgattccatcctcagcgtggacatacaggacagtcaacagtatgattccatcctcagcgtggacatacaggacagtcaacagtatgattccatcctcagcgtggacatacaggacagtcaacagtatgattccatcctcagcgtggacatacaggacagtcaacagtatgattccatcctcagcgtggacatacaggaccagcacagtatgattccatcctcagcgtggacatacaggacagtcaacagtatgattccatcgtcagcgtggacatacaggacagtcaacagtatgattccatcgtcagcgtggacatacaggacagtcaacagtgtgattccatcctcagcgtggacatacaggacagtcaacagtatgattccatcctcagcgtggacatacaggacagtcaacagtgtgattccatcctcagcgtggacatacaggacagtcaacagtatgattccatcctcagcgtggacatacaggacagtcaacagtatgattccatcctcagcgtggacatataggacagtcaacagtatgattccatcctcagcgtggacatacaggacagccaacagtatgattccatcctcagcgtggacatacaggacagtcaacagtttggaaaactactgattcaagggtttttctttatttttactaattt comes from Oncorhynchus kisutch isolate 150728-3 unplaced genomic scaffold, Okis_V2 scaffold2171, whole genome shotgun sequence and encodes:
- the LOC116369365 gene encoding gastrula zinc finger protein XlCGF17.1-like translates to MRIHTGEKPYPCSVCGKQFRVKRHLQDHQIVHTGEKPYVCSKCDKRFGFASALKRHQWLHAEEKPYSCSVCGKGFSLQSRMKEHFLMHSGEKPHSCSVCGKSFSRPDQLKDHSLQHTGKPHHCSVCEQSFALSKQLLKHEKTHTGKRPYSCSVCGKSFSEKAYLEDHRSVHTGEKRHPCPDCDKRFGCASSLRKHRLLHIEGKSHSCSVCGKNFSEARYLKEHFRTHTGEKPFSCTVCDKSFARSAGLKVHLRYHTGEKPYNCPKCGQSFISSQKLQRHQKTHAGLPPVEFQNPVTTEGEREGEGEEVGGLIHSAGEEVGWDLHRLDESSEGRTSTSGEPKET